One Aethina tumida isolate Nest 87 chromosome 5, icAetTumi1.1, whole genome shotgun sequence genomic window carries:
- the LOC109605382 gene encoding pre-mRNA-splicing factor ISY1 homolog, giving the protein MARNAEKAMTTLARWRAAQLGETERHKKRRPYLASECKSLYACEKWRMQIIREIAKKVAQIQNAGLGEFRIRDLNDEINKLLREKRHWEDQIKELGGPDYQRVGPRMLDHEGKEVPGNRGYKYFGAAKELPGVRELFEQEPPPPPRKTRAELMKDIDADYYGYMDDDDGILIPIEMKSEKLSIQQKIAEWKEKKQTRLNKNSSDEEEEEEENIYAVEESDDEEEKEVIDGSQQRFVAHVPVPTQQEVEQALLRRRKQELLEKYGAHEDN; this is encoded by the exons ATG gcGAGAAATGCAGAAAAGGCAAT GACCACATTGGCCCGTTGGCGTGCCGCCCAATTGGGAGAGACCGAAAGACATAAAAAACGCCGTCCGTACTTAGCATCAGAATGCAAAAGTCTCTATGCATGCGAAAAGTGGAGGATGCAGATTATCCGAGAGATAGCCAAGAAAGTTGCACAGATCCAAAATGCTGGGCTCGGCGAATTCCGCATACGCGATTTGAACGATGAAATTAACAAGTTGTTGAGGGAAAAAAGGCATTGGGAAGATCAGATAAAAGAGCTCGGAGGGCCAGATTATCAGAGGGTTGGGCCCAGAATGTTGGATCATGAAGGAAAAGAGGTTCCAGGGAATAGGGGCTACAAATATTTTGGGGCAGCCAAAGAACTCCCTG GGGTCCGCGAATTGTTCGAGCAAGAGCCGCCGCCGCCCCCGCGGAAAACTAGAGCTGAACTTATGAAAGACATTGACGCTGACTATTATGGCTACATGGATGACGACGACGGGATCCTCATTCCAATAGAAAtgaaatctgaaaaattat caattcaacaaaaaatagcAGAGTGGAAGGAGAAAAAGCAGACTAGGTTAAATAAGAATTCTTCGGACGAGGAAGAGGAGGAGGAAGAGAACATATATGCGGTTGAGGAGTCCGATGACGAGGAAGAGAAGGAGGTGATAGATGGTTCGCAACAAAGATTCGTTGCTCACGTTCCGGTGCCAACGCAGCAGGAAGTTGAACAGGCTTTGCTGAGGAGAAGGAAGCAGGAGTTACTGGAAAAATATGGGGCACATGaggataattaa
- the LOC109605378 gene encoding importin-13: protein MEYTTENLEKAVTLFYRSEACQQAEAHQWLTEAQNSTQAWSFVWELLDPQKSSEVQFFAATTLQIKLMKHWNEVPKDYYEFLRKKILDAIISYAMGPKLVLNRLCIALSAFIIHTVPDYWPNAFEELVASFQPHHLPTIDPERVIWILLEILTVIPEEFQSTTLAVSQRNNVRVVLQDVSKDILKVVEMCLMPIPNSGFDISNVTTYLNAARCASAWIQLGGLTIEDCGNVINLLVDLTCYVYWNNPDPDNLSPEEVELTEVTVEALNAIMQHPYTFKYKNHVTKFGANMLYKFQRILDTERNKPDGNKDVVSNLYGSIIATADHHSKILIDNLKSSNQEQQKISFDFFDSILKCTNLPGFYPIDESCSTYTFAFWYTLQDDILALRTAECAQLLLMIKPYYRSLVCVMLRKAMFPLVEDENWTSDDKEVFRCYRQDIADTLMYCFNVLNIEMLDILHTKLLEALRKENACAIDQPIQWNEVETCLHAFSAVAESVENENLYLPKLMAIIKDIPFNEMPTKLLATALETVGAYSEWLPDHPEMLQNVFPLVISSLGNPAVATSSTMALKDITHNCQQYLVPYADHILLSAQSALIGGQLRLAENKRIMASIGRTLSMLPLDRIMEYLNIILAPSFEEMQKLLTVTPSLSVANSICTRLRLIGALFSSLHIESNSKVEQPILLIMQKTMPLFRGIGEKYYGKSDVMEELCSVLKYSLTTLREDCKPIINDILQMIVFTYRQFPNPHVIHVSKLLIILFNKDEEFKSSNEQLLHEIVNRSLQLCADLNENNLLSEKSDVFDEFFSMLASLCKKTPQLMFNSSIDTSALFQCAILCLSMPEIHSLKAVGCFLVQYISQSRETAQVNVIQTYGETLVIKLILTLGTSAVRTAVDIYSEIFLALNKKFCDNLTRWLSTSLAQDGFPTPKINAQQKETFMKSLLREKSSKRKICDLVLEFMLISKGVLKHDPTLP, encoded by the exons ATGGAGTACACCactgaaaatttagaaaaggCTGTAACGTTATTTTATCGAAGCGAAGCTTGCCAACAGGCGGAGGCTCATCAATGGCTCACTGAGGCCCAAAATTCCACACAAGCTTGGAGCTTCGTATGGGAATTGCTCGATCCACAAAAA AGTTCAGAAGTGCAGTTTTTTGCTGCCACCACACTCCAGATAAAATTGATGAAGCATTGGAATGAAGTTCCAAAGGACTACTACGAATTTTTAAGGAAGAAAATTTTAGATGCTATAATAAGCTATGCTATGGGTCCAAAACTTGTTCTAAATCGTTTATGTATAGCT TTGTCTGCATTTATTATTCACACTGTTCCTGATTATTGGCCAAATGCATTTGAGGAATTAGTGGCTAGTTTTCAACCCCATCATTTGCCAACAATAGATCCAGAAAGGGTGATATGGATTTTATTGGAGATTTTGACTGTGATACCAGAGGAg TTTCAAAGCACAACTTTGGCTGTATCCCAAAGAAACAATGTTCGTGTTGTGTTGCAAGATGtgtcaaaagacattttaaaagttgtggAAATGTGTCTAATGCCAATCCCCAATTCAGG cTTTGATATTTCCAATGTgacaacatatttaaatgcTGCAAGATGCGCTTCTGCCTGGATTCAATTAGGTGGTTTAACCATAGAGGATTGTGGGAATGTGATAAATCTGTTGGTTGACTTGACTTGTTATGTGTATTGGAACAACCCAGACCCAGATAATTTGTCCCCTGAGGAGGTTGAACTTACAGAGGTGACTGTCGAGGCATTAAATGCAATCATGCAGCATCCTTACACATTCAAATACAAGAATCATGTTACAAAATTTGGGGCAAATATGTTGTACAAGTTTCAAAGAATTCTAGACACTGAAAGGAACAAGCCAGATGGTAACAAGGATGttgtttcaaatttgtatGGTTCCATTATTGCCACAGCAGATCATCATTCTAAAATACTCATAGATAATTTGAAGTCATCCAATCAAGAGCAACAGAAGATCAGTTTTGACTTCTTTGACTCAATACTGAAATGCACAAATCTTCCTGGGTTCTACCCAATTGATGAGTCCTGTAGCACATATACGTTTGCGTTCTGGTATACCCTGCAG GACGATATTCTTGCGTTAAGAACGGCGGAATGCGCACAACTCCTGCTGATGATAAAACCTTATTATCGCAGTCTGGTGTGTGTCATGTTAAGAAAAGCAATGTTTCCCCTAGTGGAGGACGAAAATTGGACTTCCGACGACAAGGAGGTGTTCCGTTGTTACCGGCAGGATATTGCGGACACACTTATGTATTGCTTCAACGTTTTGAACATCGAAATGCTTGACATCCTCCACACAAAGCTGCTGGAAGCGCTGCGAAAGGAGAACGCGTGCGCAATAGATCAGCCCATTCAATGGAACGAGGTGGAAACGTGTTTGCACGCTTTCAGCGCCGTGGCCGAGAGCGTGGAGAACGAGAATCTGTATCTACCCAAACTGATGGCCATCATTAAAGACATTCCATTCAACGAAATGCCAACCAAATTACTCGCTACAGCTCTCGAGACGGTCGGTGCTTATTCCGAGTGGCTTCCGGACCATCCGGAGATGCTTCAGAACGTCTTTCCGCTTGTCATCTCGTCCCTGGGGAATCCGGCGGTCGCCACAAGTTCCACGATGGCCCTCAAGGACATCACCCACAACTGCCAGCAGTATTTGGTGCCGTACGCCGATCACATCCTGCTGTCGGCGCAA AGCGCTCTCATAGGCGGGCAGCTGCGGTTGGCTGAGAACAAGCGGATAATGGCGAGTATTGGCCGTACCCTGAGCATGTTGCCCCTAGACAGGATTATGGAGTATTTGAACATAATTCTGGCGCCGTCTTTCGAGGAGATGCAGAAGCTTCTCACCGTCACCcca TCATTGAGCGTCGCAAATTCAATCTGCACGCGATTGCGTCTAATTGGTGCGTTGTTCAGCTCGCTGCACATAGAAAGCAACAGTAAAGTGGAGCAGCCAATTTTGCTGATCATGCAGAAAACGATGCCGTTGTTCAGAGGCATCGGCGAAAAGTATTACGGCAAAAGCGACGTCATGGAAGAGCTGTGCTCAGTTTTGAAGTACTCTCTAACCACGTTGAGAGAAGACTGCAAACCCATAATCAACGATATATTGCAAATGATTGTGTTTACGTACCGTCAATTTCCCAATCCCCACGTCATTCATGTTTCAAAATTG ctgataattttgtttaataaagatGAAGAGTTTAAAAGCTCAAACGAACAATTGTTACATGAAATTGTTAACAGATCGCTTCAGCTGTGCGCCGActtgaatgaaaataatttgttgtccGAAAAGTCGGATGTGTTTGACGAATTTTTCTCGATGCTTGCCTCCCTGTGTAAAAAGACCCCCCAATTGATGTTCAATAGTAGCATTGATACTTCCGCTCTCTTTCAATGTG cAATTTTGTGTTTGTCAATGCCGGAAATCCACTCTCTGAAGGCTGTTGGTTGCTTCTTAGTCCAATATATTAGTCAGAGTAGGGAAACGGCTCAAGTCAATGTTATACAAACGTACGGCGAGACTTTAGTGATTAAgcttattttaactttag GTACCAGTGCTGTTAGGACAGCTGTTGATATTTACAGCGAGATTTTCCTCGCTTTGAATAAGAAGTTCTGTGATAATTTGACAAGGTGGTTGTCCACTTCACTGGCACAAGACGGTTTCCCCACGCCTAAAATAAACGCTCAACAAAAGGAGACGTTTATGAAATCATTGCTGag GGAAAAATCGAGCAAAAGGAAAATATGTGATTTAGTATTGGAGTTTATGTTAATAAGTAAAGGAGTATTAAAGCATGATCCAACTCTACCATGA
- the LOC109605380 gene encoding uncharacterized protein LOC109605380 isoform X5, whose protein sequence is MEDEESKIDEYLNLITTNINNKIYNETFVKQMWSFINLLINELRMSRATINEQKASLNILVKSEGFSMNTRYVELKNLYDKLLEDHKALTKSAETNELKYESTLSEQKKSLEAKIMSLKNELEVVKIHYSNQIELLEAKHALIMDEFTVSQKRQIIDIKNKLQHVENVKRDLQIENRQLKDKLLNFKEPKDPPAFNFDESSNEMAQPALVQNQLLLNDYGRHKLMAKPATATNQSSVHNFGDISNANLNSADPRVHNFKEVVVNPAIEPKQSTVDNFRKPIEVGNSAFMPQQFALNNDLKNPKPIIKPTIETRKSMTNVDVNSNMTANHETKDYEGSNLDANFDFDLLEFDDQDDFALLNKFKDMENKKMQSKNNAGVGTKSKKKKLFDPDNLDYLDDLERSD, encoded by the exons atgGAAGACGAGGAAAGCAAAATCGAtgaatatctaaatttaattacaactaATATAAAC aacaaaatttacaatgaaACATTTGTAAAACAAATGTGGTCTTTCATAAACCTTCTTATAAACGAGTTAAGAATGTCTCGAGCGACAATTAATGAACAAAAGGCCAGTTTAAATATACTGGTAAAAAGCGAAGGATTCTCTATGAATACTCGTTATGTCGAACTTAAAA ATTTATATGATAAGCTTCTGGAGGATCACAAAGCCTTAACCAAGAGCGCAGAGACCAATGAATTGAAATACGAGAGTACCTTGtcagaacaaaaaaaaagtttggaGGCAAAAATTATGTCTTTGAAAAATGAACTGGAAGTCGTCAAGATCCATTACTCCAATCAAATAGAATTGCTGGAGGCAAAGCACGCTCTCATCATGGATGAATTCACTGTAAGTCAGAAAAGgcaaataattgatataaaaaacaagCTGCAACATGTCGAAAATGTTAAGCGTGAtctacaaattgaaaataggCAGCTAAAGGACAAACTCCTGAATTTC AAGGAACCAAAGGATCCCCCAGCCTTTAACTTTGATGAAAGCTCAAATGAAATGGCTCAACCTGCATTGGTACAAAACCAATTATTGCTGAATGATTATGGCAGACACAAATTGATGGCAAAACCTGCAACTGCGACTAACCAATCCAGTGTACACAATTTTGGAGACATCTCGAATGCAAATCTAAATTCTGCAGATCCTAGAGtgcataattttaaagaagtaGTGGTAAATCCGGCAATCGAGCCTAAACAGTCAACGGTAGATAATTTTAGAAAGCCTATTGAAGTAGGGAATTCTGCTTTCATGCCACAACAATTTGCGTTGAATAATGATTTAAAGAACCCAAAACCAATTATTAAACCTACAATCGAAACAAGAAAATCCATGACGAATGTGGATGTTAACTCAAACATGACTGCAAATCACGAAACAAAAGATTATGAGGGCTCAAATCTTGATGCAAATTTCGATTTCGATTTACTTGAATTTGACGATCAGGATGATTTTGCAttactaaacaaatttaaggACATGGAg